The Ischnura elegans chromosome 1, ioIscEleg1.1, whole genome shotgun sequence genome contains a region encoding:
- the LOC124163458 gene encoding DNA-directed RNA polymerase III subunit RPC9, with amino-acid sequence METVEENAAILCNYEVLTLLEELRKQPKLGNRKNQLATIAYETTKYLKGTPCCSQTPESIQNFLSALAPFNLTKAEKLMLVNLRPMTPVEIQLIVEESEERMSDAQVEELLEVIAAHLPPDPNAPIKSEVEEAETMDDPDT; translated from the exons ATGGAAAC tgTTGAAGAGAATGCTGCAATTTTATGCAACTACGAG GTATTGACCCTGCTCGAAGAGTTGCGTAAGCAGCCTAAACTTGGAAACAGGAAAAACCAGCTGGCTACTATTGCATACGAG ACAACAAAATACCTGAAAGGAACTCCTTGTTGCAGCCAAACTCCAgagagcattcaaaattttttgtCTGCCCTTGCACCCTTTAACTTGACAAAAGCCGAAAAGCTGATGTTAGTGAATCTTCGACCAATGACTCCTGTGGAAATTCAGTTG ATTGTTGAAGAGAGTGAAGAAAGGATGTCTGATGCACAGGTCGAAGAGTTACTGGAAGTGATTGCAGCCCACTTGCCACCAGACCCCAATGCTCCCATCAAGTCTGAAGTGGAAGAAGCTGAAACCATGGATGATCCCGACACCTAA
- the LOC124163424 gene encoding armadillo repeat-containing protein 5, with translation MDINKNDKLVQKLGCSSPSVVYQALVEIRTKEVNSANGVALLRKRGILKYFVRLLQKPNEKIIDVTLSILGNCCLETESCLELWRIGAVGPIVRILDGIGKDSIQGRTCRVLANLSQHQEIATVVCREGAIPILIEILKPTPVNDGKSKEANSSSDMTKEMAIRALRLLGENSECRGEIVNQGGVRAVAELILSDCSALQKAAMKALATLTQYCTDECALQVQGDGACFERLVSLVEVPVLGDDSATIKSPSSVTQSALTCLSNLAHSSEARPLLGNAGAIPAVIGQLQYLSNLDLSNEYKLRGLVSTLCLFTRESVNRLKLRDQGGLNQLMIHLKVDKHGPVAAALCNFAFDDNAFRQLIDHGLINVCADRLKGSISVKFEEKLQTHPFRPKTQLREEGQKRRNSLQIPNASPAARARYRQASVEDSLQFSLPSSLDIKPVFSPEGCGKKLLKSPVKAAPQKTFRISSPSYQAVRYEQEGHRSMSLWSPPASSGDCSGSSCASPECNLSSSPSNATFPWGGVNSSLSVSGFLQTQNPFPPTLFPSSVPQFQDGPLSPETSSSCSGGSLSSCTSGYASSPRSDLSDAPSPGYSGAVGAIDEIYSPVYEDVSDDSGQEDCEGAVKEEHSTLHVVSTSNKRSRTENDNGKTEDIGESMQKKKCSSRLESRASTSSFSFEKMHCSLSNDAVEETAVSSVGDDDEMLTKEEHLGNGGEESEKPKNVKTHVDYLLRLLYHATQCEEPVTDLASHNTFSALLGFHLVYPDPQSRYGLIASRILSRIVRNEHYLIPLISQKFVPIVRSWFCHPALHKEEKTSEKSHQVPGKKDIDIRCAECLWLQTFGTSILVDLGKSAESGYGEGELAYGLLKGDSSLRMAIALSLPFIIRSKRIMNKLLFGCNGLIALLGILKDLGNSAIKCDGKSVSSEKCGDENESKSDGGDVNTLKAVVDGLSYLAGFMGMKVVKSHPLRPLEEEHCQPDGILFGASTSDQVCFKKTVDEQSTDCDKVMFTLDDGSSIVTSREGMSNISPMFRAMLQGSFEESEGASVKLPGVSLSCLSYIMHYLGECRDTKCRKKRANSLHSLGKNQNERTFFRSPCPWAGKPKEVYGALELVSVADRFLLPNSFCKKLANQVLDFYLCPESAASIYMWCLGTEGISGSKAPEDLGLLEGTVKYILVGCMTLHERVSMIQSVFSRGFGEELVSHINDLFRIYFE, from the exons ATGGATATAAACAAGAATGACAAACTTGTGCAGAAGCTGGGATGTTCATCTCCTTCTGTAGTGTATCAGGCGCTGGTTGAGATTCGTACGAAAGAAGTAAATTCTGCAAATGGGGTAGCTTTGTTGAGAAAGCGAGGAATCCTGAAATACTTCGTCAGATTATTACAAAAGccgaatgaaaaaattatagatgtaACTCTTAGTATCTTAGGGAATTGCTGTTTGGAGACTGAAAGTTGTTTGGAG TTATGGCGAATTGGAGCTGTTGGTCCGATAGTAAGAATTCTAGACGGAATAGGGAAAGACAGCATTCAAGGAAGGACCTGTCGGGTGTTGGCTAATCTCTCTCAGCACCAAGAGATAGCGACTGTAGTCTGTCGTGAAGGAGCAATTCCAATTCTAATTGAAATATTGAAGCCAACCCCCGTTAATGATGGCAAATCAAAAGAGGCGAACAGCAGTAGCGATATGACCAAAGAAATGGCTATAAGAGCTTTGAG ATTGTTGGGAGAAAACTCAGAATGCAGAGGAGAAATTGTGAATCAAGGTGGTGTCCGTGCTGTTGCTGAGCTAATTCTATCGGATTGTTCAGCTTTGCAGAAAGCAGCTATGAAAGCCCTTGCAACCTTGACACAATATTGCACTGATGAATGTGCTTTGCAG GTACAAGGAGATGGGGCTTGTTTTGAGCGCTTGGTTTCACTGGTTGAAGTTCCTGTTTTGGGTGATGACTCAGCAACTATCAAATCACCATCATCGGTCACTCAAAGTGCTCTCACCTGTCTTTCAAACCTTGCTCATAGTTCTGAAGCACGTCCCTTGCTGGGAAATGCTGGTGCAATACCTGCTGTTATCGGCCAGCTCCAATATTTATCTAATTTAGATTTAAGTAATGAGTATAAGTTAAGAG GCCTTGTATCAACATTATGCCTTTTCACCCGAGAATCTGTGAATCGATTAAAGCTGCGTGATCAAGGTGGATTGAATCAATTAATGATACATCTAAAAGTTGATAAGCATGGGCCTGTGGCGGCTGCATTGTGTAATTTTGCATTTGATGATAATGCATTCAGGCAACTCATTGATCATGGCCTTATCAATGTTTGTGCAGATCGTCTCAAAGGTTCCATTTCagtcaaatttgaagaaaagctCCAAACGCACCCTTTCCGGCCTAAAACTCAACTTCGCGAAGAAGGGCAAAAGCGTAGGAATTCACTCCAAATTCCAAATGCAAGTCCCGCTGCCAGGGCCAGATATCGCCAGGCCTCAGTGGAAGATTCCCTTCAGTTTTCATTGCCATCTAGCCTTGACATCAAACCTGTATTTTCACCAGAAGGATGTgggaaaaaactgttgaaaag TCCGGTGAAAGCTGCTCCTCAGAAAACATTCAGAATAAGCAGTCCCAGCTATCAAGCTGTACGTTATGAGCAAGAAGGTCACCGAAGTATGTCATTATGGTCTCCTCCTGCCAGCAGCGGTGATTGTAGTGGAAGTAGTTGTGCCAGTCCTGAGTGCAATCTATCAAGCAGTCCCTCAAATGCCACCTTTCCATGGGGTGGGGTTAATAGTTCATTATCAGTGAGTGGATTCCTTCAAACTCAGAACCCTTTTCCACCAACACTGTTCCCCTCATCAGTTCCCCAATTCCAAGATGGACCCCTCAGTCCAGAAACTTCTTCATCGTGTTCAGGCGGTAGTTTGAGCAGCTGCACTAGTGGCTATGCGTCTTCACCTCGATCAGATCTTTCAGATGCTCCATCTCCTGGCTACTCTGGTGCTGTTGGAGCAATAGATGAGATTTACTCTCCTGTTTATGAAGATGTCTCGGATGACAGCGGCCAAGAGGATTGTGAAGGAGCAGTTAAG GAAGAACATTCTACTTTACATGTTGTGTCTACCTCAAATAAAAGGTCAAGGACTGAAAATGATAATGGAAAAACAGAAGATATTGGTGAAAGTATGCAGAAGAAAAAATGTTCTTCTCGGTTAGAAAGTAGAGCATCAACTTCCagcttttcatttgaaaaaatgcattgtaGTTTGTCCAATGATGCGGTAGAAGAGACTGCTGTGAGCTCTGTGggagatgatgatgaaatgctAACCAAGGAAGAACATCTAGGAAATGGGGGAGAAGAAAGTGAAAAACCCAAAAATGTGAAGACTCATGTTGACTATCTCCTTCGCCTTTTGTATCATGCAACCCAGTGTGAAGAGCCTGTGACAGATCTCGCATCACataatacattttcagctcttcTAGGTTTTCACTTAGTGTATCCAGATCCTCAATCTCGATATGGACTAATTGCATCTCGTATATTATCCAGAATAGTCAG AAATGAGCATTATTTGATTCCTCTGATTAGCCAGAAATTTGTGCCAATTGTGAGGTCTTGGTTCTGTCATCCGGCTTTgcacaaagaagaaaaaactagCGAAAAATCTCATCAAGTCCCTGGCAAAAAGGATATTGATATTAGATGTGCAGAATGTCTTTGGCTGCAAACATTTGGGACATCAATCCTAGTTGACCTGGGGAAATCTGCTGAATCCGGTTATGGTGAAGGGGAATTGGCTTATGGCTTGCTGAAAGGGGATAGCTCACTTCGCATGGCAATTGCCTTGTCTTTGCCATTCATCATAAG GTCGAAGAGAATAATGAACAAACTTCTCTTCGGGTGCAATGGGTTAATTGCCCTCTTGGGTATCCTGAAAGACCTTGGAAACTCTGCCATTAAATGTGATGGCAAATCTGTCTCTTCAGAAAAATGTGGGGATGAGAATGAGAGCAAAAGTGATGGAGGGGATGTGAACACGTTAAAGGCAGTGGTGGATGGATTGTCTTACTTGGCTGGATTCATGGGCATGAAGGTGGTGAAAAGTCACCCGCTTCGCCCACTGGAGGAGGAACACTGTCAACCTGATGGAATCTTGTTCGGGGCAAGCACATCAGATCAGGTCTGTTTTAAAAAAACAGTTGACGAGCAAAGCACagattgtgataaagttatgttTACCCTTGATGACGGCTCATCAATTGTAACTAGCAGGGAAGGGATGTCCAATATTTCTCCTATGTTCCGAGCTATGCTTCAAGGAAGTTTTGAGGAATCCGAAGGGGCATCTGTGAAATTGCCGGGTGTTTCACTCTCTTGTCTTAGTTATATAATGCACTATCTGGGTGAGTGTAGGGATACCAAATGCCGAAAGAAGAGAGCTAATTCTTTACATTCCCTTGGCAAAAACCAAAATGAAAGGACTTTTTTTCGCAGCCCATGTCCATGGGCTGGAAAGCCCAAGGAGGTGTATGGAGCCCTTGAGCTTGTTTCAGTTGCGGATCGTTTCCTATTGCCAAATTCTTTTTGTAAAAAGCTAGCCAATCAAGTATTGGATTTTTATTTATGCCCTGAATCAGCTGCCAGTATATATATGTGGTGCTTAGGAACAGAAGGTATTAGTGGCTCAAAAGCTCCGGAAGATCTTGGTTTATTAGAAGGCACAGTGAAATATATCCTAGTTGGATGTATGACTCTTCATGAAAGGGTCTCCATGATCCAATCAGTTTTCAGTCGTGGGTTTGGTGAGGAATTGGTGTCCCATATAAACGATTTATTCCGCATTTATTTTGAGTAA